A stretch of Rhodoferax potami DNA encodes these proteins:
- the ilvA gene encoding threonine ammonia-lyase, biosynthetic encodes MSTKTPSSALNTPAPLTPADYLKKILTARVYDVAVETALEPARALSRRLHNTVLFKREDQQPVRSFKLRGAYNKMAQMPAEQIAKGVICASAGNHAQGVALSASRMGVRAIIVMPTTTPQLKVDAVRGFGGEVVLFGESYSDAYDHALALQKKEGLTFVHPFDDPDVIAGQGTVAMEIMRQVQTLGADKAAKSGHKTGSKTGPGIDAVFVAIGGGGLISGVANYIKAVAPGVKVIGVQMNDSNAMIQSVGAHERVTLPDVGLFSDGTAVKLVGEETFRIAHDLVDGYVTVDTDAVCAAIKDIFVDTRSIVEPAGALAVAAIKQYVATHKTKGETYAAILCGANMNFDRLRFVAERAEVGEEREALFAVTIPEERGSFKRFCELIGELPGGTRNVTEFNYRISDAARAHVFVGLTTQSKGESTKVAKNFEKNGFKTLDLTHDELAKEHIRHMVGGISSLAQDERLLRFVFPERPGALMKFLSLMRPGWNISLFHYRNQGADYGRILVGLQVPEADDKAFEKFLQTLNYPYVEETHNPVYRMFLQK; translated from the coding sequence GTGAGCACCAAGACCCCGTCCTCAGCCCTGAATACCCCAGCCCCGCTCACCCCAGCCGACTACCTGAAGAAGATTCTCACTGCCCGTGTGTACGACGTGGCGGTAGAGACAGCGCTAGAGCCCGCCCGCGCGCTCAGCCGGCGGCTGCACAACACGGTGTTGTTCAAGCGCGAAGACCAGCAGCCCGTGCGCAGCTTCAAGCTGCGTGGCGCCTACAACAAGATGGCCCAAATGCCTGCCGAGCAGATTGCCAAAGGCGTCATTTGCGCCTCGGCTGGCAACCACGCCCAAGGTGTAGCTTTGTCCGCCAGCCGCATGGGTGTGCGCGCGATCATCGTGATGCCGACCACCACGCCCCAACTCAAAGTGGATGCCGTGCGCGGCTTCGGCGGCGAAGTGGTGCTGTTCGGCGAAAGCTATTCCGACGCCTACGACCATGCGCTGGCCCTGCAAAAGAAAGAGGGACTCACCTTTGTGCACCCCTTTGACGACCCGGATGTGATTGCCGGCCAGGGCACGGTGGCGATGGAAATCATGCGCCAAGTGCAGACGCTGGGGGCTGACAAGGCCGCCAAGTCGGGCCACAAAACCGGCAGCAAAACCGGCCCGGGTATTGATGCGGTCTTTGTGGCTATTGGCGGCGGCGGCCTGATCTCAGGTGTGGCGAACTACATCAAGGCGGTGGCACCCGGCGTCAAAGTTATTGGGGTGCAGATGAACGACTCCAACGCCATGATCCAGTCGGTGGGCGCACACGAGCGCGTAACGCTGCCTGATGTTGGCCTGTTCTCCGATGGCACCGCGGTAAAGCTGGTGGGCGAAGAAACTTTCCGCATCGCCCATGACCTGGTCGACGGCTATGTGACGGTGGACACCGACGCCGTGTGCGCCGCCATCAAAGACATCTTTGTGGATACCCGCAGCATTGTCGAGCCGGCAGGCGCACTGGCAGTCGCGGCTATCAAACAATATGTAGCCACCCACAAAACCAAGGGTGAGACCTATGCCGCCATCTTATGCGGCGCCAACATGAACTTCGACCGCCTGCGCTTTGTAGCCGAGCGGGCCGAAGTGGGCGAAGAGCGTGAAGCTCTGTTCGCTGTCACTATCCCTGAAGAGCGCGGCAGCTTCAAGCGATTTTGTGAGCTGATTGGCGAGCTACCCGGCGGCACACGCAATGTGACCGAGTTCAACTACCGCATCAGCGACGCGGCCAGGGCCCATGTGTTTGTGGGCCTCACCACCCAAAGCAAAGGCGAATCCACCAAGGTGGCCAAGAACTTTGAGAAAAACGGCTTCAAGACCCTGGACCTGACCCACGACGAGCTGGCCAAAGAGCACATCCGCCACATGGTGGGCGGCATCTCCAGCCTCGCGCAGGACGAGCGGCTGTTGCGTTTTGTGTTCCCCGAGCGGCCAGGCGCGCTGATGAAGTTCCTGAGCCTGATGCGCCCGGGCTGGAACATCAGCCTCTTCCATTACCGCAACCAGGGCGCCGACTACGGCCGCATCCTGGTCGGTTTGCAGGTGCCAGAGGCAGACGACAAAGCGTTTGAAAAATTCTTACAAACCCTGAACTATCCGTATGTAGAAGAAACCCACAACCCGGTGTACCGGATGTTTCTACAAAAATGA
- a CDS encoding PulJ/GspJ family protein: MQRLSRSAGSAGFTLIELLVALAVMALMTTMGWQALAGMQSAMEGNRSHNDAVLITEAGLNQWTADLDAMQEIPQTRSLDWDGRALRLTRRSAQQGDGAYVVAWTRAERAGRAVWLRWQSGPVSTRESWQAAWGAATAWAQGAQASTVNALAGNASSIRPAEVSITALSAWQLFYYRGGAWSNPLSSAGAQDAAALPDGIRLVLTLDAPHPLAGTLVRDWARPTLSGATP, translated from the coding sequence ATGCAACGCCTTTCCCGCAGCGCCGGAAGCGCTGGCTTCACCCTGATCGAACTCCTGGTGGCGCTCGCCGTCATGGCGCTCATGACCACCATGGGGTGGCAAGCCCTTGCGGGCATGCAAAGCGCCATGGAGGGCAATCGCAGCCACAACGATGCGGTGCTTATCACCGAGGCGGGCCTGAACCAATGGACCGCCGATCTTGACGCCATGCAAGAGATCCCCCAAACCCGCAGCCTGGACTGGGACGGCCGGGCCCTGCGCCTGACCCGCCGCAGCGCCCAACAAGGCGATGGCGCTTACGTCGTAGCCTGGACACGGGCAGAACGCGCGGGCCGGGCCGTCTGGCTGCGTTGGCAGTCAGGCCCTGTCAGCACCCGCGAAAGCTGGCAAGCTGCCTGGGGCGCAGCGACTGCGTGGGCGCAAGGCGCACAGGCGAGCACCGTCAATGCACTTGCGGGCAATGCCAGCAGCATCCGCCCGGCAGAGGTCAGCATCACCGCACTGTCTGCATGGCAATTGTTTTACTACCGCGGAGGCGCCTGGAGCAACCCCCTCTCCAGCGCCGGTGCACAGGACGCTGCAGCCCTGCCCGACGGGATACGCCTTGTCTTGACGCTGGACGCCCCCCATCCGCTGGCCGGCACGCTCGTGCGGGATTGGGCCCGTCCAACCCTGTCGGGAGCCACTCCGTGA
- a CDS encoding OsmC family protein, giving the protein MECTVSWTGGLNTRSGMGFVAETGSGHTLMMDGAPDAAKPENGGQNLAPRPLETVLAGTGGCTAYDVVLILKRGRHDVQGCTVKLTAERADLDPKVFTKIHMQFTVTGKGIPASAVERAIAMSHDKYCSASIMLAKTAEITTGFDLIEV; this is encoded by the coding sequence ATGGAATGCACCGTAAGTTGGACCGGCGGCCTCAATACCCGCTCAGGCATGGGCTTTGTGGCCGAGACCGGCAGCGGTCACACATTGATGATGGATGGCGCCCCCGATGCGGCCAAACCTGAAAACGGCGGCCAGAACCTGGCACCACGCCCCTTGGAGACCGTGCTGGCAGGCACCGGTGGTTGCACCGCCTATGACGTGGTACTCATCCTAAAACGCGGCCGCCACGATGTGCAGGGCTGCACCGTGAAGCTGACCGCCGAGCGCGCCGACTTGGATCCCAAGGTGTTTACCAAGATCCACATGCAATTTACCGTGACCGGCAAGGGAATCCCTGCCAGCGCGGTGGAGCGCGCCATTGCCATGAGTCACGACAAGTACTGCTCAGCCAGCATCATGCTGGCCAAAACAGCAGAGATCACTACAGGGTTTGACCTTATAGAGGTCTGA
- a CDS encoding pilus assembly FimT family protein, whose product MPTSTTSLASSPAGPRTRSRGFTLLELMIVVAITGMASAAVAFALRDSTQTQLDRESQRLVALLEAARAESRATGVSLQWRATPGGFEFTDGIKTRPQRWDPTTLQARSDTPVVLGPEPVIGPQTIRLSNSDAAGPSRYVTTDGLRAFEVRNAAPAGPSGAAP is encoded by the coding sequence ATGCCGACATCAACAACTAGCCTCGCATCCAGCCCTGCAGGCCCACGCACCCGGTCGCGTGGCTTTACGTTGTTGGAGTTAATGATTGTGGTGGCCATCACCGGCATGGCCTCCGCCGCGGTCGCATTTGCCTTGCGGGACAGCACTCAGACCCAGCTCGATCGTGAGTCGCAGCGCCTGGTTGCACTCCTCGAAGCGGCTCGGGCCGAATCCCGCGCCACCGGAGTCAGCTTGCAGTGGCGGGCTACGCCCGGCGGATTTGAGTTCACCGATGGCATCAAAACCAGGCCCCAGCGCTGGGACCCCACCACCCTGCAGGCCCGCAGCGACACACCGGTTGTCTTGGGCCCCGAGCCTGTCATAGGCCCACAAACCATTCGCCTCAGCAACAGCGACGCTGCAGGGCCCAGCCGGTATGTGACCACCGATGGCCTTCGGGCCTTTGAGGTGCGCAACGCGGCCCCCGCAGGACCTTCGGGAGCAGCACCGTGA
- the gspG gene encoding type II secretion system major pseudopilin GspG: MSPHIRLYRAAQRGFTLIELMVVLVIIGVLAALIVPNVLDRADDARVTAAKTDIANLTQALKLYKLDNQRFPSAEQGLQALVAKPTVGVIPANWRPYIDKLPMDPWNRAYLYINPGLKSEVDVMSFGADGQAGGDGKDADINN; the protein is encoded by the coding sequence ATGAGCCCACACATCCGTTTGTACCGCGCCGCACAACGCGGCTTTACCCTGATTGAACTGATGGTCGTGCTGGTCATCATTGGCGTATTGGCGGCCTTGATTGTTCCGAACGTGCTGGACCGCGCCGATGACGCCCGGGTCACAGCCGCCAAAACCGACATTGCCAACCTCACCCAGGCGCTCAAGCTCTACAAACTCGACAACCAGCGCTTTCCCTCTGCCGAGCAGGGCCTGCAGGCACTGGTTGCGAAACCGACAGTCGGCGTCATTCCGGCCAACTGGCGCCCGTACATAGACAAACTGCCCATGGATCCCTGGAACCGGGCCTACCTCTATATCAACCCCGGCCTGAAGAGCGAGGTCGATGTGATGTCATTCGGCGCGGATGGCCAAGCCGGCGGCGATGGAAAAGATGCCGACATCAACAACTAG
- the gspI gene encoding type II secretion system minor pseudopilin GspI, whose amino-acid sequence MKWHRRWPGTQGFTLIEVLVALAIVAVTLIAGLRASATMTRSTERQSSRVLAQLCAENALVQYRLSGQLPDVSDSTQECAQAGQSFELRLLVQSTPNPNFRRVEARVAKDGAPLLQLSTVLGRY is encoded by the coding sequence GTGAAGTGGCATCGCCGCTGGCCCGGCACGCAGGGTTTTACCCTGATAGAGGTGTTGGTTGCGCTGGCCATTGTGGCTGTCACGCTGATCGCCGGGCTGCGCGCCAGCGCCACCATGACCCGGAGTACCGAGCGCCAGAGCAGCAGGGTGCTGGCCCAGCTCTGTGCTGAAAATGCCCTGGTGCAATACCGCCTGAGCGGTCAGCTCCCGGATGTGAGCGACAGCACCCAAGAGTGCGCGCAAGCGGGCCAATCCTTCGAATTGCGGCTTCTGGTGCAGTCCACACCCAACCCGAACTTTCGCCGGGTAGAGGCTAGGGTGGCCAAAGACGGCGCCCCCCTGCTCCAGCTCAGCACTGTGTTGGGGCGCTACTAA
- a CDS encoding type II secretion system protein N — MPYPASVWPPRMAALLLSTLAALSAVYWGLHWRLPAQQAMAGVAEPAEQALDVGAVARGLGAAPEGAAQPAVVAAPAAEASRFVLQGVLGGDRAGAALIAIDNKPAKPFALGAELASGWQLTRVAGRTVTIGRQGAELELSLPPLALPAATKKAP, encoded by the coding sequence ATGCCTTATCCCGCTTCTGTGTGGCCTCCTCGTATGGCGGCTTTGTTGTTGTCCACTTTGGCAGCATTGAGCGCTGTCTATTGGGGCCTGCATTGGCGCTTGCCCGCGCAACAGGCAATGGCTGGGGTGGCGGAGCCCGCAGAGCAGGCGTTGGACGTTGGTGCGGTTGCCCGTGGCCTGGGCGCTGCCCCCGAGGGCGCGGCCCAGCCCGCAGTGGTGGCAGCCCCTGCGGCAGAGGCTTCGCGGTTTGTGCTTCAAGGGGTGCTGGGTGGCGATCGTGCGGGCGCGGCCTTGATCGCGATTGACAACAAACCTGCCAAGCCGTTTGCACTCGGGGCTGAATTGGCCAGCGGCTGGCAACTAACCCGCGTGGCCGGGCGCACGGTGACGATCGGTCGTCAAGGGGCCGAGCTGGAATTGAGCTTGCCCCCGCTGGCGCTACCCGCTGCCACCAAAAAAGCGCCCTAG